The Candidatus Methylomirabilota bacterium nucleotide sequence CGCCTGGACCCACGCGCCGCGTCAGATGCGCCCCGCCCGGTGATGCTCGAGCTGGCCGCGCGCTCCATCGGCGGCCTCTGCTCGCGCACGCTGCGCTTCGGCACCGGGCTCACCCTCGAGGATCTGATCCTGCGCCGCGCCCTCGATCTGCCCATCGCGTCGCTCGAGCGGGAAGGACGCGCCGCGGGGGTCATGATGATTCCCATTCGGCGCGCGGGCGTCCTCGAAAAGGTCGAGGGCCTGGACGCGGCGGAGGCGATGCCGCTGATCGAGGACGTCACGATCAGCGCGCATCCCGGGGAGACCCTGGTGCCGCTTCCCGAGGGCCACCGCTATCTCGGCTTCATCTTCGCCCGCGGCGACGATCCCGCCGCCGTGGAGCGGGCGCTGCGGGACGCGCACGCCCGGCTCACCTTCACGCTTCGCTGAGCGAGGTCCCCATGCGGCCGATGCGCCCCGACGACATTCTGAAGATCCGCTTCGTCTCCGACCCGCGGATCTCGCCCGGCGGGCGCCGCGTCGCCTTCGTGCTGACGTCGCTCTCCCAGGAGCGCGACGAGTACCTGTCCAACATCTGGATGGTGGACACGACGGGGGGCGCGCCCCCGCGCCGCTTCACCACGGGCCCGGGGCGCGACACCGCGCCGCGCTGGTCGCCGGACGGCGCGCGGCTGGCGTTCGTGTCCGAGCGCGAGCGGGGGAAGAAAGGGCAGTTGATGGTCATGCCGGTGGAGGGGGGCGAGGCCCTCGCCCTCACCCAGCTCCGGAACGGCGTGGCCGCGCCGGCCTGGTCGCCGGACGGCACGCGCCTGGCCTTCGTCTCGCGCGTGGGCGGCTGGCAGGAGCCCGAGAGCGAGGAAGAGCGAAAGAAGTCGCGGCCGGCGCGCGTGGTCACCACGCTCAAGTACCGGTTCAACGGCGAGGGCTTCATTCACGACCGGCCCACGCACGTCTTCGTGGTGCCGGCGGCGGGCGGGGCGCCGGCGCAGCTCACCTCGGGCGACTGCCCCGACTCCGACCCGGCGTGGTCGCCCGACGGCCACTCGATCGCGTTCGTCTCGGCGCGCCACGAGGACCGCGACTACGACGACGCCACCGATCTGTGGATGGTGCCCGCCGCCGGCGGCACGCCCCGGCGCGTCACCGACACGATCGGTCCGGCGATGCACCCCGCCTTCTCGCCCGACGGGCGGACCCTGGCCTATCTCGGGCGGCGCCACCAGAACGAGTTCGGCCGGAACGTGCGGGTCTTCACGGTGCCCGTCGAGGGCGGCGCGCCGCGGAGCCTCACCGACGTGCTCGACCGCTCCTGCGCACCGCTCGACCTCGCCCCGATCTGGTCCGCCGACGGCGCGTGGCTCACCTTCGCCGCCGAGGACGCAGGCGCGCTGTCGGTCTACCGCGTCCGCGCGGCCGGCGGGGCCCCCGCGCCGGAACGCGTGATCGGCGGAGAACGCGCGGTCATGGGTGTATCCGCGGCCACCGACGGCACGCTCGCCTTCGTTGTCACCGATCCCGTCACACCCCCGGAGGTGGCGACCTGCGCGGCGGACGGCAGTGGCGAGCGGCACCTCACCGACTTCAATGCGGCCTGGCGGGCCGAGGTCGCTCTCGCGCGGCCGGAGCGCTTCCGCTTCAAGCGCGCCGGGCTCACGGTCGACGGCTGGATCATGAAGCCGGTGGGCTTCACGGCGGAGGGGCGCTATCCGGGGCTCCTCAACATCCATGGAGGGCCCCACGCCCAGTACGGCTGGGTCTTCTTCGACGAGTTCCAGGTCCAGGCCGGCGCGGGCTACGCGGTGGTCTACACGAATCCCCGCGGCAGCCAGGGCTACGGCGAGGCGTTCACCCGCGCGGTGGTGGGTGACTGGGGCGGCGGCGACTTCGCCGACGTGATGGCGGGGCTCGACGAGGCGCTGCGCCGCGCGCCGTGGATCGATCCCGACCGCCTGGGCGTGCTCGGGGGCAGCTACGGCGGCTTCCTCACGTCGTGGACGGTGGGG carries:
- a CDS encoding S9 family peptidase, with amino-acid sequence MRPMRPDDILKIRFVSDPRISPGGRRVAFVLTSLSQERDEYLSNIWMVDTTGGAPPRRFTTGPGRDTAPRWSPDGARLAFVSERERGKKGQLMVMPVEGGEALALTQLRNGVAAPAWSPDGTRLAFVSRVGGWQEPESEEERKKSRPARVVTTLKYRFNGEGFIHDRPTHVFVVPAAGGAPAQLTSGDCPDSDPAWSPDGHSIAFVSARHEDRDYDDATDLWMVPAAGGTPRRVTDTIGPAMHPAFSPDGRTLAYLGRRHQNEFGRNVRVFTVPVEGGAPRSLTDVLDRSCAPLDLAPIWSADGAWLTFAAEDAGALSVYRVRAAGGAPAPERVIGGERAVMGVSAATDGTLAFVVTDPVTPPEVATCAADGSGERHLTDFNAAWRAEVALARPERFRFKRAGLTVDGWIMKPVGFTAEGRYPGLLNIHGGPHAQYGWVFFDEFQVQAGAGYAVVYTNPRGSQGYGEAFTRAVVGDWGGGDFADVMAGLDEALRRAPWIDPDRLGVLGGSYGGFLTSWTVGHTDRFRAACSERAVNYHPSMFGTSDIGHLFNEVEIGGLPWEMPDKYAERSPLTHAKNIHTPLLIIHSEDDLRCPIEQGEQLFVALKKQRKDAVFVRFPDENHELSRSGKPRHRLERFRIILDWFTRRLAPEPARGR